Proteins encoded by one window of Blautia argi:
- the acsC gene encoding acetyl-CoA decarbonylase/synthase complex subunit gamma → MALTGIQIFKMTPKKNCKECGCPTCMAFAMKVAQGALEISKCPHMSDEALAELSEATAPPMKTIKVGAGENEYSLGGETVLFRHEKTYVSKTRYAVALCTCMDDAAVDAKLAEIQKVDYDRIGERMHVEMIYVNYEDGSDKDRYVEMVKKAAALGRTLVLGCKDVEVAKAALEVCKDGKPILNGATAANYAAMSEVATAAGVVLGVAGADLNEIYDTVAALEKAGNKNLVIDATGASVKEAYANAVQIRRASVKDQDRTFGYPTIVNLAVIAHGDRTLQQALASLFTVKYGSIVVMETLDYAEALPLFGLRQNVFTDPQKPMKVEPGIYPLNGADENSICLTTVDFALTYFVVSGELERSGVPCNLIISDAGGLSVLTAWAAGKLSSTSVANYIQENVEGKVKSRKLVIPGKVAVLKGDIEAKLPGWEIIVAPLEAVQLVKFLKDLTA, encoded by the coding sequence ATGGCATTAACAGGTATTCAAATCTTTAAAATGACACCAAAGAAAAACTGTAAAGAATGTGGCTGTCCTACTTGTATGGCATTTGCCATGAAGGTGGCACAGGGCGCTTTGGAAATCTCCAAATGTCCGCATATGTCTGATGAAGCGCTGGCTGAACTGTCAGAGGCTACAGCACCGCCAATGAAAACAATTAAAGTTGGTGCAGGTGAAAACGAATACAGCCTGGGTGGAGAAACTGTTTTATTCAGACATGAAAAAACATATGTAAGCAAAACCAGATATGCAGTTGCTCTTTGCACATGCATGGACGACGCAGCAGTAGATGCAAAACTGGCAGAAATCCAGAAAGTTGACTATGACCGTATCGGTGAAAGAATGCATGTTGAAATGATTTATGTAAATTATGAAGACGGCTCTGACAAAGACCGCTATGTGGAAATGGTCAAAAAAGCAGCAGCTCTTGGCAGAACTCTGGTTCTTGGCTGTAAAGATGTCGAAGTTGCAAAAGCAGCTCTGGAAGTATGCAAAGACGGCAAACCGATCTTAAACGGCGCTACAGCAGCAAACTACGCAGCAATGAGCGAAGTTGCTACAGCAGCAGGTGTTGTACTTGGTGTTGCAGGTGCTGACTTAAACGAGATCTATGATACCGTTGCAGCTCTGGAAAAAGCAGGAAACAAGAATCTGGTAATTGATGCAACAGGAGCATCTGTAAAAGAAGCATATGCAAATGCAGTACAGATTCGTCGTGCATCTGTAAAAGATCAGGACAGAACCTTTGGTTATCCGACAATTGTAAACCTGGCAGTAATTGCTCATGGTGACAGAACTCTGCAGCAGGCACTGGCTTCTCTGTTCACTGTAAAATATGGTTCTATCGTTGTTATGGAAACTCTGGATTATGCAGAAGCTCTTCCATTATTCGGTTTAAGACAGAACGTATTCACAGACCCACAGAAACCAATGAAGGTTGAACCAGGCATCTACCCATTAAACGGTGCAGATGAAAATTCTATCTGCCTGACAACAGTAGACTTTGCTCTTACATACTTTGTTGTTTCCGGTGAACTGGAACGCTCCGGCGTACCATGTAACCTGATTATCTCTGATGCAGGCGGACTTTCCGTATTAACAGCATGGGCAGCAGGTAAATTATCTTCTACATCTGTAGCAAACTACATTCAGGAAAATGTAGAAGGCAAAGTAAAATCCAGAAAACTGGTTATCCCAGGTAAAGTTGCCGTATTAAAAGGCGATATCGAAGCAAAACTTCCTGGCTGGGAAATCATTGTAGCTCCTCTGGAAGCTGTACAGTTAGTAAAATTCCTGAAAGATTTAACAGCTTAA
- a CDS encoding folate family ECF transporter S component, producing MKKINKVKIIVFAGLLVSMNIVLSRVLSIPVGPTIRITVSQTPVYLAGFWFGPFVGGICGFLGDLIGSLLQGYAPNPFISISAILTGVLPGIVAKLSKNRIGVPQVLGVAVVNGIVGSLGFTCIGLHLYYGTPWAVLYTTRTVQTVLLAIVNTVLVFMLYKSPLTAFLKRSVSADSVQRRKQHRAI from the coding sequence ATGAAAAAGATAAATAAGGTAAAAATCATAGTATTTGCGGGACTTTTGGTCTCCATGAATATTGTATTGTCCAGAGTATTGTCCATTCCCGTGGGACCGACCATCAGGATTACGGTTTCTCAGACTCCGGTTTATCTTGCTGGTTTCTGGTTTGGACCTTTTGTGGGAGGTATCTGCGGATTTTTGGGAGATTTAATCGGAAGTCTTTTACAGGGCTATGCGCCAAATCCGTTTATTTCCATTTCTGCAATTCTCACAGGTGTTCTGCCGGGAATTGTAGCAAAGCTGTCAAAAAATCGGATAGGAGTGCCTCAGGTGCTTGGGGTAGCTGTTGTAAACGGAATTGTGGGTTCTCTGGGATTTACCTGTATTGGTCTTCACCTGTATTACGGAACCCCATGGGCTGTGCTTTATACAACCCGTACCGTACAGACAGTTTTATTAGCAATCGTCAATACGGTTCTTGTGTTTATGCTCTATAAGAGTCCATTGACTGCTTTTTTGAAAAGGAGTGTATCTGCAGACTCTGTACAGAGGAGAAAACAGCATAGAGCCATATAA
- the acsD gene encoding acetyl-CoA decarbonylase/synthase complex subunit delta — translation MPFNQKPQKFNANINTVEIGCGDKAIKLGGECTFPFYTFDAPMENAPKVGAEISDMGLAEIPGIQKFYEGASTMAEIAKKAEAMEGADFVCLRLEGGDPNGADKSVDELIEVVKEVAEAVTCPLVVEGCKNVEKDSELLPKVAEVLQGKNALVLSAREENYKAVGAAAGLAYNQKVGAESAVDINLAKQLNVVMTQLGVKAQDIVMNVGSAAVGYGFEYVVSTMDRIKGAALSQNDNMLQMPIITTVADESWSVKEAMASEEDMPEWGPLEDRGISMEVQTAAAVLASGSDAVILKHPQSVATISKMIKELM, via the coding sequence ATGCCGTTTAATCAGAAACCACAGAAATTCAATGCAAACATTAACACAGTTGAAATTGGCTGCGGGGACAAAGCAATCAAATTAGGAGGAGAATGTACTTTTCCTTTTTACACATTTGACGCACCTATGGAAAATGCACCAAAAGTAGGTGCTGAAATCTCAGATATGGGATTAGCTGAAATCCCTGGTATTCAGAAATTTTATGAAGGCGCTTCTACTATGGCTGAAATTGCAAAAAAAGCAGAAGCTATGGAAGGCGCTGACTTTGTATGCTTACGTCTGGAAGGCGGAGATCCTAACGGAGCAGACAAATCTGTTGATGAATTAATCGAGGTAGTAAAAGAAGTTGCGGAAGCAGTTACATGCCCATTAGTGGTAGAAGGCTGCAAAAATGTCGAAAAAGATTCTGAATTACTTCCAAAAGTTGCCGAAGTATTACAGGGCAAAAATGCTCTGGTTCTTTCTGCTAGAGAAGAAAACTATAAAGCAGTTGGAGCTGCTGCAGGACTTGCTTATAACCAGAAGGTTGGGGCTGAATCTGCTGTAGATATCAACCTTGCAAAACAGTTAAATGTTGTAATGACACAGTTAGGTGTTAAGGCACAGGATATTGTTATGAACGTTGGGTCTGCTGCTGTTGGATACGGTTTTGAATATGTAGTATCTACAATGGATCGTATCAAAGGCGCTGCATTATCTCAGAACGACAATATGTTACAGATGCCTATTATCACAACTGTAGCTGATGAATCCTGGAGCGTAAAAGAAGCTATGGCATCTGAAGAAGATATGCCTGAATGGGGTCCATTGGAAGACAGAGGTATCAGTATGGAAGTTCAGACAGCTGCTGCTGTATTAGCATCTGGTTCTGACGCTGTTATTCTGAAACATCCTCAGTCTGTTGCAACAATCTCAAAAATGATTAAAGAATTAATGTAA
- a CDS encoding bifunctional 5,10-methylenetetrahydrofolate dehydrogenase/5,10-methenyltetrahydrofolate cyclohydrolase → MAKRLLGKEVTAALNERIKADVAALEAKGVKPTLGIIRVGENESDISYERGATKRCETLGVACEKILLPADVTQEELLATIEKVNKDDNIHGVLLFRPLPKHLDQSVIENALDPAKDVDCMTDGSMSGVFTGKNVGFPPCTPQACMEILDHYNIDCTGKKAVVIGRSLVVGKPAAMMLIKKNATVTVCHTRTVDMPSVVKEADIVIVAAGRAGVVDDTYLREGQVVIDVGINVNEEGKLCGDVDFEKAEPIVEAITPVPGGVGSVTTSVLVGHVVEAAKRKFA, encoded by the coding sequence ATGGCAAAGAGATTACTTGGTAAAGAAGTAACAGCAGCATTAAATGAGAGAATCAAAGCAGATGTTGCTGCATTGGAAGCAAAAGGAGTAAAACCAACTCTGGGAATTATCCGTGTAGGAGAAAACGAAAGTGATATCTCCTATGAAAGAGGAGCAACAAAACGCTGCGAAACTTTAGGTGTTGCATGTGAAAAAATCTTACTTCCGGCTGATGTTACACAGGAAGAGCTTCTTGCAACTATTGAGAAAGTAAACAAAGATGACAACATTCACGGAGTATTATTATTCCGTCCTCTTCCAAAACATCTGGATCAGTCTGTGATTGAAAATGCTCTGGATCCTGCAAAAGATGTAGACTGCATGACAGACGGTTCTATGTCCGGTGTATTTACCGGAAAGAATGTAGGTTTCCCTCCATGTACACCACAGGCATGTATGGAAATTCTGGACCACTACAACATTGACTGCACAGGTAAAAAAGCAGTTGTAATCGGAAGAAGTCTGGTAGTTGGAAAACCGGCTGCTATGATGCTGATTAAGAAAAACGCAACTGTTACAGTATGCCACACAAGAACTGTTGATATGCCCTCTGTAGTAAAAGAAGCAGATATTGTGATTGTAGCTGCAGGACGTGCAGGCGTGGTAGATGACACTTATTTAAGAGAAGGTCAGGTTGTCATTGATGTAGGTATCAATGTAAACGAAGAAGGAAAACTCTGCGGAGATGTTGATTTTGAAAAAGCAGAGCCGATTGTAGAAGCAATCACTCCGGTACCGGGTGGTGTAGGAAGTGTTACCACTTCTGTATTGGTAGGTCACGTTGTAGAGGCTGCTAAGAGAAAATTTGCTTAA
- a CDS encoding DUF3786 domain-containing protein, with the protein MNFDYAKDSKEQRPYEHYLNAYKSMNPKEISERTGFPYDEATGNFTVHLMGSTYLVSFPDYEIQPVEDTIGVYPLADAMNVKILIIRYMAERFQTPFSGKFITYHDVPWGEVYFRQFQGRCLMRFAFSYGNKLEMFAKVMEHLGAEKSEEGDCSYKLEFMDNLYIKFILWAGDDEFPPSSQILFSDNFAASFAAEDLAVVGDISINMMKAIERKLS; encoded by the coding sequence ATGAATTTTGATTATGCAAAAGACAGCAAGGAACAGCGTCCCTATGAGCATTATTTAAATGCATATAAGAGTATGAACCCAAAGGAAATCAGTGAAAGAACAGGTTTTCCTTATGATGAAGCAACCGGGAATTTCACTGTTCATCTCATGGGAAGCACTTATCTGGTTTCATTCCCGGACTATGAGATTCAGCCTGTAGAAGATACCATTGGTGTGTATCCCCTTGCAGATGCTATGAATGTGAAAATTCTGATTATCCGGTATATGGCGGAGCGATTTCAGACACCCTTCTCTGGAAAATTTATTACTTATCACGATGTTCCCTGGGGAGAGGTGTATTTCAGACAATTCCAGGGCAGATGCCTTATGCGTTTTGCTTTTTCCTATGGAAATAAGCTGGAAATGTTTGCAAAAGTAATGGAACATCTGGGAGCAGAAAAGTCCGAGGAAGGAGATTGTTCTTATAAGCTGGAGTTTATGGACAATCTGTATATTAAATTTATTCTCTGGGCAGGAGATGATGAGTTTCCTCCATCTTCTCAGATTCTGTTCTCTGATAATTTTGCTGCAAGCTTTGCAGCAGAGGATTTAGCTGTGGTGGGAGATATTTCCATCAATATGATGAAAGCAATAGAAAGAAAGCTGTCTTAA
- a CDS encoding cyclodeaminase/cyclohydrolase family protein, translated as MGFSTVPCNEFVEVLASKAPVPGGGGASALVGAVGTALGNMVGSLTVGKKKYAEVEEEMWELKKKCDELQKDFLRLIERDAEVFEPLSKAYGMPRNTEEEKAEKARVMEIVLKDACSVPMEIMEKCCEAIEVIVEFAAKGSTLAISDAGVGAAFCKAALKGASLNVYINTKSMADRAYAEELNKKADAMLEKYTKIADETFESVLSRLK; from the coding sequence ATGGGATTTTCAACTGTACCATGTAACGAATTTGTAGAAGTGCTGGCTTCCAAAGCTCCGGTTCCGGGCGGCGGCGGCGCATCTGCTTTAGTCGGAGCAGTGGGAACTGCTCTGGGAAATATGGTAGGAAGTCTGACCGTAGGCAAGAAAAAATATGCAGAAGTAGAAGAGGAAATGTGGGAGTTAAAGAAAAAATGCGATGAACTCCAGAAAGATTTTCTTCGTCTGATTGAAAGAGATGCAGAAGTATTTGAACCTCTTTCCAAAGCATATGGTATGCCGAGAAATACAGAAGAGGAAAAGGCAGAAAAAGCGCGTGTTATGGAAATCGTGTTAAAAGATGCCTGTTCCGTTCCTATGGAAATTATGGAAAAATGCTGTGAGGCAATTGAAGTGATTGTAGAATTTGCAGCAAAAGGTTCCACTCTTGCTATTAGTGATGCAGGAGTAGGGGCAGCTTTCTGCAAAGCCGCTTTAAAAGGCGCCAGCTTAAATGTATATATCAATACAAAATCCATGGCAGACAGAGCTTATGCAGAGGAATTAAATAAAAAGGCAGATGCCATGCTGGAAAAATATACAAAGATTGCAGACGAAACCTTTGAAAGTGTATTATCCAGATTAAAATAA
- the acsE gene encoding carbon monoxide dehydrogenase/acetyl-CoA synthase methytransferase subunit encodes MAKFVTIGERIHCISPSIRKAMAERDPEPILKRAKEQLDAGATYLDVNIGPAENDGEDLMKWAVQLIQSNFDNVPLALDTANKKAIEAGISVYNRSKGKPIVNSADAGGRIENIDLAAANDAIVIALCSAEGIAADNDERMMHCQNMLERGMMLGMEPTDLWFDPLFLVVKGMQDKQMEVLEAIKMFSDMGLNSTGGLSNNSNGMPKHIRPIMDSALVAMCMMQGLTSAIVNPCDLRLMETIKSCDVFKNNTLYADSYLEI; translated from the coding sequence ATGGCTAAATTTGTTACAATTGGTGAAAGAATTCACTGTATTTCCCCATCTATCCGTAAAGCTATGGCTGAACGTGACCCGGAACCAATTTTAAAACGTGCAAAAGAGCAGTTAGATGCAGGTGCTACATACCTGGACGTAAACATCGGACCTGCTGAAAATGATGGTGAAGACTTAATGAAATGGGCTGTACAGCTGATTCAGTCTAATTTCGACAACGTTCCTCTGGCTCTGGATACAGCAAATAAAAAAGCAATCGAAGCTGGTATTTCTGTATACAACAGAAGCAAAGGAAAACCAATCGTAAACTCTGCTGATGCAGGCGGAAGAATTGAAAACATCGACCTGGCTGCAGCAAACGATGCCATCGTTATCGCTCTTTGCTCTGCAGAAGGTATTGCAGCAGACAATGACGAGCGTATGATGCACTGCCAGAACATGCTGGAAAGAGGTATGATGCTGGGTATGGAACCAACTGATTTATGGTTCGACCCGTTATTCCTGGTTGTAAAAGGTATGCAGGACAAACAGATGGAAGTTCTGGAAGCAATCAAAATGTTCAGTGATATGGGACTGAACTCTACAGGTGGTCTGTCCAATAACTCCAACGGTATGCCAAAACATATCCGTCCGATTATGGACTCTGCTTTAGTAGCTATGTGCATGATGCAGGGCTTAACTTCCGCTATTGTAAATCCTTGTGATTTAAGATTAATGGAAACAATCAAATCCTGTGATGTATTTAAAAACAATACTTTATATGCAGATTCTTACCTGGAAATCTAA
- the acsV gene encoding corrinoid activation/regeneration protein AcsV has protein sequence MFKVTFKFGSGEDVTTFAQEGENLLDVARKTNVAIDAPCGGNASCGKCKVKLVDGELDSPKTRHISDEEYGNGWRLACVSKIMGDVAVEVPDIASAYRSRMKVADLSSKEEIAIFENAKNDLEAAGLALTNSMEILEISMEVPSLDDTMPDNERLVRAIKKQTGATSVRLPYQVLTKMARVFRDSHFEVRCVARTSSAGDIFVYDVYPKDAEVVIGGLAIDIGTTTVSALLINMLTGEIIGKASAGNGQIRYGADVINRIIESMKPGGSKKLQEAIIEETINPLIEQMCRASGFLPEHIYRMAVAANTTMNHLMAGMEGDPIRMEPYIPTFYKTNSLFASDIGIHINRDAHIIIAPNIGSYVGGDITAGTLVSMLWNRPEFSLFIDLGTNGELVFGNSDFMMSCACSAGPAFEGGDISCGMRATDGAIEACTIDKKTMDPSYSVIGKEGEKPIGLCGSGIIDVIAELFRTGIINPKGKFVREGKRVRHDEYGMGSYVLAFEEEAGSVKDVEINEVDIDNFIRAKGAIFSAIRTMLASIDFEVEMIDDVYVAGGIGSGINMENAVRIGMFPDIPIEKFHYIGNSSLAGAYTMLLSRDAERKCYDLASNMTYLELSTVPSYMDEFVACCFIPHTDTSLFPSSVQES, from the coding sequence ATGTTTAAAGTGACTTTTAAATTCGGAAGCGGCGAAGATGTCACGACCTTTGCCCAGGAAGGTGAAAACCTTTTAGATGTAGCGCGCAAAACCAATGTAGCTATTGATGCCCCATGCGGCGGAAATGCATCTTGCGGGAAATGCAAGGTAAAATTAGTGGACGGAGAACTGGATTCCCCCAAAACACGGCATATTTCAGATGAGGAATATGGAAACGGCTGGAGATTGGCATGTGTAAGTAAGATTATGGGTGATGTTGCGGTAGAAGTACCCGATATAGCATCTGCTTACCGCAGCCGAATGAAAGTTGCGGATTTAAGCTCCAAAGAAGAAATTGCCATTTTTGAAAACGCAAAAAATGATTTGGAGGCAGCAGGTCTTGCCTTAACAAACAGTATGGAAATTCTGGAGATATCCATGGAGGTGCCATCTCTGGATGATACCATGCCGGACAATGAGCGTCTGGTCCGTGCCATTAAAAAACAGACAGGGGCAACTTCTGTTCGATTGCCTTATCAGGTACTGACAAAAATGGCGAGGGTATTCCGTGACAGCCATTTTGAGGTGCGCTGTGTGGCAAGAACTTCTTCTGCTGGAGATATTTTTGTCTATGACGTATATCCAAAGGACGCAGAGGTTGTTATCGGTGGTCTTGCCATTGATATTGGTACTACAACCGTGTCAGCCCTTTTAATTAATATGCTTACCGGAGAAATTATCGGAAAGGCATCTGCCGGAAACGGACAGATTCGTTATGGCGCAGATGTCATTAACCGGATTATTGAATCCATGAAGCCAGGAGGCAGCAAAAAGCTTCAGGAAGCCATTATTGAGGAAACCATTAATCCGCTTATTGAACAGATGTGTCGTGCAAGCGGTTTCCTGCCAGAACATATTTATCGTATGGCAGTTGCTGCAAATACTACCATGAATCACCTGATGGCAGGAATGGAGGGGGATCCTATTCGTATGGAGCCTTATATTCCTACCTTCTATAAAACCAATTCTCTTTTTGCCTCTGATATTGGTATTCACATTAACCGTGATGCCCATATCATTATAGCTCCTAATATCGGAAGCTATGTAGGCGGAGATATTACAGCAGGTACTCTGGTAAGTATGCTTTGGAATCGTCCGGAATTTTCCCTGTTTATTGACCTTGGTACAAATGGAGAGTTGGTATTCGGTAATTCTGATTTTATGATGAGCTGTGCATGTTCAGCAGGTCCTGCTTTTGAGGGCGGGGATATCAGCTGCGGTATGCGAGCTACAGACGGCGCTATTGAGGCATGTACCATTGACAAAAAAACCATGGATCCCTCTTACAGTGTGATTGGAAAAGAGGGAGAAAAGCCCATTGGTTTATGCGGTTCCGGTATTATTGACGTTATTGCAGAGTTATTTCGTACAGGCATTATTAATCCCAAGGGTAAATTTGTCCGGGAGGGAAAACGTGTCCGTCATGATGAATACGGTATGGGCAGCTATGTCCTGGCCTTTGAAGAAGAGGCTGGTTCTGTCAAAGACGTGGAAATTAATGAAGTGGATATTGATAACTTTATTCGTGCCAAGGGTGCGATTTTCTCAGCAATCCGTACTATGTTGGCTTCTATAGACTTTGAAGTGGAAATGATTGACGATGTCTATGTAGCAGGCGGTATCGGCAGCGGAATCAATATGGAAAATGCTGTGCGGATTGGTATGTTTCCGGATATTCCTATTGAGAAATTTCACTATATTGGCAATTCTTCTCTTGCAGGCGCATATACCATGCTGCTTTCAAGAGATGCGGAAAGAAAGTGTTATGACCTGGCGTCAAATATGACGTATCTGGAGCTGTCTACAGTGCCCTCTTATATGGACGAGTTTGTGGCATGCTGCTTTATTCCGCATACAGATACTTCTCTGTTTCCGTCCAGTGTACAGGAATCATGA
- a CDS encoding formate--tetrahydrofolate ligase: MGFKSDIEIAQECTMEPITNIAEKAGIDDKYLEQYGKYKAKIDYNLLKESDAPNGKLILVTAINPTPAGEGKTTTTVGLADGMQRLGKKVMVALREPSLGPVFGVKGGAAGGGYAQVVPMEDINLHFTGDFHAIGAANNLLAAMLDNHIYQGNELNIDPRKITWRRCVDMNDRQLRFVVDGMGGKTNGMPREDGYDITVASEIMAVLCLARDITDLKERLGRIIVGYTYGKVSEQKPVTAHDLHAEGAMCALLKDALKPNLVQTLEHVPAIVHGGPFANIAHGCNSVIATKMAMKLGDYAITEAGFGADLGAEKFLDIKCRMADLHPSAVVIVATVRALKYNGGVAKADLNNENLEALEKGLPNLLKHVSNIKNVYKLPCVVAINAFPTDTKAELDLVEQKCKELGVNVALSEVWAKGGEGGIALAKEVIRLVEEPNDFTFSYELEGSIEDKLNQIVQKVYGGKRVVLTANAQKQAAQLEALGYGNCPICVAKTQYSLTDDQTKLGAPTDFEVTVRNLKISAGAGFIVALTGEIMTMPGLPKVPAAEKIDVDETGKIHGLF, encoded by the coding sequence ATGGGATTTAAATCAGACATCGAAATTGCACAGGAATGTACCATGGAGCCGATTACAAACATTGCAGAGAAAGCAGGTATTGATGACAAATATCTGGAACAGTACGGAAAGTACAAAGCAAAAATCGACTACAACTTATTAAAAGAATCCGACGCGCCAAACGGAAAATTAATCCTGGTAACAGCAATTAACCCAACACCGGCAGGAGAAGGAAAGACAACAACAACCGTTGGTCTGGCAGACGGTATGCAAAGACTTGGCAAAAAGGTTATGGTTGCTCTTCGTGAGCCTTCTCTTGGACCGGTATTCGGTGTAAAGGGCGGAGCAGCAGGCGGCGGATATGCACAGGTCGTTCCAATGGAGGACATCAACCTGCACTTCACCGGTGACTTCCATGCAATCGGCGCAGCAAACAACCTCTTAGCAGCAATGCTGGATAACCATATTTATCAGGGAAATGAATTAAACATTGACCCAAGAAAGATTACCTGGAGAAGATGTGTGGATATGAATGACCGCCAGCTCCGTTTTGTTGTAGACGGTATGGGCGGAAAGACAAACGGAATGCCAAGAGAAGACGGCTATGACATTACCGTAGCATCTGAGATCATGGCTGTTCTGTGTCTGGCAAGAGATATCACAGACTTAAAGGAAAGACTGGGACGTATTATTGTTGGTTATACATACGGAAAGGTTTCCGAACAGAAACCGGTAACTGCCCATGACTTACATGCAGAAGGCGCGATGTGCGCACTGTTAAAAGACGCCCTGAAACCAAATCTGGTACAGACTCTGGAGCATGTACCTGCAATCGTACACGGCGGACCATTCGCAAATATCGCTCATGGCTGTAACTCTGTCATTGCAACAAAGATGGCAATGAAATTAGGCGATTATGCAATCACAGAAGCAGGTTTCGGAGCTGACCTGGGAGCAGAGAAATTCCTGGATATCAAATGCCGTATGGCAGACCTGCACCCAAGCGCAGTCGTTATCGTAGCAACGGTTCGTGCATTAAAATACAATGGCGGCGTAGCGAAGGCTGACTTAAACAATGAAAACCTGGAAGCACTGGAAAAGGGACTTCCAAACCTGTTAAAACATGTAAGCAACATCAAAAACGTATACAAACTGCCATGTGTGGTTGCTATTAACGCATTCCCAACAGATACAAAGGCAGAGCTTGACCTGGTAGAGCAGAAATGTAAAGAGCTGGGCGTAAACGTAGCCCTGTCCGAAGTATGGGCAAAAGGCGGTGAAGGCGGTATTGCCCTTGCAAAAGAGGTTATCCGTCTGGTAGAAGAGCCAAATGACTTTACATTCTCCTATGAACTGGAAGGAAGCATTGAAGATAAACTGAACCAGATTGTACAGAAGGTATACGGAGGAAAGAGAGTGGTTCTGACTGCAAATGCACAGAAACAGGCAGCACAGTTAGAGGCCCTGGGCTATGGAAACTGCCCAATCTGTGTAGCGAAGACACAGTACAGCTTAACCGATGACCAGACCAAACTGGGAGCGCCTACAGATTTTGAAGTAACGGTAAGAAACTTAAAGATTTCTGCAGGTGCAGGCTTTATTGTAGCGCTGACAGGAGAAATCATGACCATGCCAGGACTTCCGAAGGTTCCGGCTGCTGAGAAGATTGATGTAGACGAAACAGGAAAGATTCACGGTTTGTTCTAA